The Leucothrix mucor DSM 2157 DNA window ATCCAACAAACGCTTAAACTGACTTTCCATCAACACCAGTTCATTGCTTAATGGAATCTCATCCAACTCCGGGAAATCTTCAGCAGGCAATGTGGCCAATTCAAAACGGCTTCGTCCGCCCTTAATCAGTAAGCGTGAACTGTTTTCATCTTGCTCGACTAAAATAAAGGAGTCGGATGGCAACGCTTTGGTGATATCTAACAGTTTACGAGCGGGTGCAGTAACCGCCCCTTCCCTGTCAACCTGAATATTAATACTGGCACTTAACTCGATTTCAAGATCAGTACCAACCAGACGTAAACGTTCGTTCTCAACACTCAGCAGGACATTCTCAAGAATTTTAGTGGTATGCTTTTTTTCAACGGCACCCACAACATTGGCAAGCAGTTCTACAAGGGTGTCTCTGGCAACTGTAAATTTCATAGCGGTTTCATTATCCGTGTAGCAGCACAATTAGCTGCGCAAGGTTCTAGACAAAATTCGATGAGCCTCTTCAAGGCGACTATCCGATTGTAACAGCTCCCGTACTTTTCGACAGGCATGCAAAACGGTTGTGTGATCGCGTCCACCAAACTTCTCACCAATTTCCGGCAAACTGTGATTGGTCAATTCTTTGGCCAATGCCATGGCTAGCTGTCTTGGACGAGTAACGGTTCGGGTACGACTTTTAGAATCCAAATCCGAGATACGGATATTGAAATACTCGGCGACCAGTTTTTTGATGCTGTCGATGGTAACCATCTTATCCATCACGGCCAATTGATCACGCAGCGCATCCTGAACGAAGTCCATTGTGATATTGGTCGTATTGCGCAGTCGTAAAATCGCCAATACGCGAAGTAGTGCACCTTCCAAGTCACGAATATTGGAGCGGAAGCGACGTGCAATAAAGAAAGCCACATCATTTGGAATATCCAAACCAAGGTGCTCAACCTTTTTGCGCAAAATCGCGACACGTGTTTCAACATCGGGCGGCTCAACTTCTACCGACAGACCCCAGACCAATCTGGACTGCAAGCGATCATCAAGATTTTCAACCTCACGAGGTAAGCGGTCACCTGTCATGATAATTTGCTTCTGGCATTCCAACAACACGTTAAAGGTATGGAAAAACTCTTCCATACTTCGCGTTTTGTTGGCAAAAAATTGAATATCATCAATCAGTAATGCATCAGCCGAGCGGTAGTGGTTTTTAAATTCTTCAATTCGATTGTGACGCAAGGCCGCAACCATACCATTTACAAATCGCTCCGAATGCACATACACCACATTAGCAGCCGGATTGTGCGCCAATATATGATTACCAACAGCGTGCATCAAGTGAGTCTTACCCAACCCTACACCACCAAAAATAAACAATGGGTTGTAGGAAAAGCCTGGATTTTCACCCACCTGCATTGCAGAGGCGCGTGCTAGTTGATTGGACTTACCCTCAACAAAGTTATCAAAGGTCAGTGCAGGATTTAAGTTGTTAGCGAAAATCGTTTGATTGTCGACACTCGACAATCCGTTATTTTCAACAGGCCGGTGAACCGGTGGTGCTTGAGTAGGTTGGCTTGGCGGTCTGGGTGCAGGGTAGCGATCCGCTTGAATATGCGGCTCCGATG harbors:
- the dnaA gene encoding chromosomal replication initiator protein DnaA, with protein sequence MLWSDCLKMLENDLLDHDLNTWLRTLHGQEHDEILLLLAPNDYVMKHVQTYFLDRIVSIVRKIKANENFQVRLQIGSAEPVMRVVSTVPVPESLNASGLQSSSEPHIQADRYPAPRPPSQPTQAPPVHRPVENNGLSSVDNQTIFANNLNPALTFDNFVEGKSNQLARASAMQVGENPGFSYNPLFIFGGVGLGKTHLMHAVGNHILAHNPAANVVYVHSERFVNGMVAALRHNRIEEFKNHYRSADALLIDDIQFFANKTRSMEEFFHTFNVLLECQKQIIMTGDRLPREVENLDDRLQSRLVWGLSVEVEPPDVETRVAILRKKVEHLGLDIPNDVAFFIARRFRSNIRDLEGALLRVLAILRLRNTTNITMDFVQDALRDQLAVMDKMVTIDSIKKLVAEYFNIRISDLDSKSRTRTVTRPRQLAMALAKELTNHSLPEIGEKFGGRDHTTVLHACRKVRELLQSDSRLEEAHRILSRTLRS